TCTGTGTGGTGTGACTTAACGTAACTTTTCCTTCGTTTCATCGGCGACCAAGGACTCATCTGATCGAAGCCGGCGAGGCCACGCTCGGTGTACGGACTAATATCCGTCTCTTCACGCTTAGCGTTAGGAACCACAAAGCGTTCGTTGTAGAAGGCGAGGGAAAATGCCCGGACTATATCTTTAGCATCTTGTTCGCTCAATCCGACCCGCTTGAGCACTTCCAGATCGGGCTGATTGTCCACCCTGACACTCCTTGAGTAGTGCCGCACCGCAAGTTGCCGTAGCAGGGTTTTCTTCACCACTTCTTCATTGCCAGCTCCAAACATACTGGCAAGGTACTTGAGTGGAACACGGAATTTTCCCAACTCATCAAGACTCAAAAGCGGACCGTCTGACGGTTCATCCATACCGAAGATATCGTCACCCGTTGGCGTATTCTTCCCCGCACTGGTGGTGATGGGGGCCAGGGGCGGAATGTAAAACAGGCTCGGCAGGGTCCTGAATTCGGGATGAAGCGGCAGCGCCAACTCCCATTTCTTGACGATCTGATAAATGGGCGAGCGTTGTGCTGCGTCAATCCAATCGTCGCTGATACCGCTCTCCTTGGCCCCTTTTATCACCGCTGGATCAAACGGATCCAGAATGATGTCTCTTTGCGCCTCCACAAGATCGTGGTCATTCGCCAAGGCAGCCTCCTCTACCCGGTCCATGTCATAGAAAATAAGCCCAAACGAACGGATTTTCCCTACACAGGAGTGGAAGCAAACTGGGGGCAGGCCCGATTCGATCCTCGGGTAGCAGAGAATGCATTTTTCCATCTTGCCGCTGGCCCAGTTGTAAT
This region of Candidatus Neomarinimicrobiota bacterium genomic DNA includes:
- the narH gene encoding nitrate reductase subunit beta, producing REGAEYMWWNNVETKPGIGYPKQWENQDVWKGGWEKNGDKLKLRYGSRAYMLSNLFFNPHTPEMKDYYGDGDVYTFTYDDLHDSKPTDQPPTARPKSMVTEEEDVPINWGVNWEDNAGGAHITGKYDVNFENMSQEEKEATLKFRDVFYFYLPRICNHCLNPGCAGACPSGAAYKREEDGVVLIDQNRCRSWRYCVSACPYKKPYYNWASGKMEKCILCYPRIESGLPPVCFHSCVGKIRSFGLIFYDMDRVEEAALANDHDLVEAQRDIILDPFDPAVIKGAKESGISDDWIDAAQRSPIYQIVKKWELALPLHPEFRTLPSLFYIPPLAPITTSAGKNTPTGDDIFGMDEPSDGPLLSLDELGKFRVPLKYLASMFGAGNEEVVKKTLLRQLAVRHYSRSVRVDNQPDLEVLKRVGLSEQDAKDIVRAFSLAFYNERFVVPNAKREETDISPYTERGLAGFDQMSPWSPMKRRKSYVKSHHTESKSYE